From one Brachypodium distachyon strain Bd21 chromosome 4, Brachypodium_distachyon_v3.0, whole genome shotgun sequence genomic stretch:
- the LOC100835169 gene encoding uncharacterized protein LOC100835169 isoform X1 produces the protein MSQEIEHSYLSIRGLKLHIARTGKVVSGEIGKTTLLFVHGFPEVWYSWRHQMVAAAAAGFCCIAPDLPGYGLSDPPIDLAKASWEGLMNDLLEILDSLSISKVFLVAKDFGVKPAFDLALCHPSRVSGVVTLGVPPLVGSLRLTTGLPEGFYKSRWKEPGRAEASFGRYDVRRIMRTIYILFSKAEIPVAEQGLEIMDLVDESTPLPWWFTEEDLSIYTHLYEKKGFITALQIPYRTNAAKPECANPRFEMPMFVIIGQKDYILKFPGMEDYMSSEKLKEVAPDHDITYIPEGSHFVQEQFPDLVNQLMIHFIKKHL, from the exons ATGAGTCAGGAGATAGAGCACTCTTACCTGTCCATCAGAGGCCTCAAGCTACACATAGCTCGCACTGGAAAAG TTGTTTCAGGTGAAATAGGGAAGACGACACTGCTCTTTGTCCATGGCTTTCCTGAAGTGTGGTACTCCTGGAGGCACCAGatggtggcagcagcagctgccgggTTCTGTTGTATTGCACCAGATCTCCCTGGCTACGGCCTCTCTGATCCGCCCATTGACTTGGCAAAAGCATCATGGGAGGGCTTGATGAATGATCTCCTGGAAATTCTTGATTCCCTGTCCATTTCCAAG GTATTCCTCGTGGCAAAGGATTTCGGAGTCAAACCAGCCTTTGACCTTGCTCTCTGCCATCCAAGTCGTGTATCTGGTGTTGTGACCCTCGGTGTACCTCCTCTTGTGGGAAGCCTTCGTCTCACCACTGGACTTCCCGAGGGATTCTACAAATCCAGATGGAAG GAGCCTGGGAGAGCAGAAGCAAGCTTTGGCAGGTATGATGTGAGGAGGATCATGCGCACAATTTACATCCTCTTCTCCAAAGCCGAAATCCCCGTCGCCGAGCAAGGCCTGGAGATCATGGACCTTGTAGATGAGTCGACACCACTGCCTTGGTGGTTCACTGAAGAAGACCTCTCGATCTACACCCATTTGTATGAGAAGAAAGGTTTCATCACTGCCCTCCAAATTCCATATAG GACCAATGCGGCAAAACCAGAATGCGCCAATCCAAGGTTTGAGATGCCAATGTTTGTGATCATTGGTCAGAAAGACTACATCCTCAAGTTTCCAGGAATGGAAGACTACATGTCCAGTGAGAAGCTGAAAGAAGTTGCCCCAGACCATGATATCACTTACATCCCAGAAGGATCCCACTTTGTTCAAGAGCAATTCCCTGATCTTGTTAATCAGCTCATGATACACTTCATTAAGAAACATCTATGA
- the LOC100835169 gene encoding uncharacterized protein LOC100835169 isoform X2, with protein MSQEIEHSYLSIRGLKLHIARTGKGEIGKTTLLFVHGFPEVWYSWRHQMVAAAAAGFCCIAPDLPGYGLSDPPIDLAKASWEGLMNDLLEILDSLSISKVFLVAKDFGVKPAFDLALCHPSRVSGVVTLGVPPLVGSLRLTTGLPEGFYKSRWKEPGRAEASFGRYDVRRIMRTIYILFSKAEIPVAEQGLEIMDLVDESTPLPWWFTEEDLSIYTHLYEKKGFITALQIPYRTNAAKPECANPRFEMPMFVIIGQKDYILKFPGMEDYMSSEKLKEVAPDHDITYIPEGSHFVQEQFPDLVNQLMIHFIKKHL; from the exons ATGAGTCAGGAGATAGAGCACTCTTACCTGTCCATCAGAGGCCTCAAGCTACACATAGCTCGCACTGGAAAAG GTGAAATAGGGAAGACGACACTGCTCTTTGTCCATGGCTTTCCTGAAGTGTGGTACTCCTGGAGGCACCAGatggtggcagcagcagctgccgggTTCTGTTGTATTGCACCAGATCTCCCTGGCTACGGCCTCTCTGATCCGCCCATTGACTTGGCAAAAGCATCATGGGAGGGCTTGATGAATGATCTCCTGGAAATTCTTGATTCCCTGTCCATTTCCAAG GTATTCCTCGTGGCAAAGGATTTCGGAGTCAAACCAGCCTTTGACCTTGCTCTCTGCCATCCAAGTCGTGTATCTGGTGTTGTGACCCTCGGTGTACCTCCTCTTGTGGGAAGCCTTCGTCTCACCACTGGACTTCCCGAGGGATTCTACAAATCCAGATGGAAG GAGCCTGGGAGAGCAGAAGCAAGCTTTGGCAGGTATGATGTGAGGAGGATCATGCGCACAATTTACATCCTCTTCTCCAAAGCCGAAATCCCCGTCGCCGAGCAAGGCCTGGAGATCATGGACCTTGTAGATGAGTCGACACCACTGCCTTGGTGGTTCACTGAAGAAGACCTCTCGATCTACACCCATTTGTATGAGAAGAAAGGTTTCATCACTGCCCTCCAAATTCCATATAG GACCAATGCGGCAAAACCAGAATGCGCCAATCCAAGGTTTGAGATGCCAATGTTTGTGATCATTGGTCAGAAAGACTACATCCTCAAGTTTCCAGGAATGGAAGACTACATGTCCAGTGAGAAGCTGAAAGAAGTTGCCCCAGACCATGATATCACTTACATCCCAGAAGGATCCCACTTTGTTCAAGAGCAATTCCCTGATCTTGTTAATCAGCTCATGATACACTTCATTAAGAAACATCTATGA
- the LOC100840052 gene encoding K(+) efflux antiporter 3, chloroplastic encodes MAAAAAGAHGALFPARCRCRMMTPLPPSVSASLLQPPRRGRRSRRKACSAPSLLRLGETAARTMMGRRRGAAGLFRVRAAAGGVEIATAVEVINDLGFDTLTFLGVTVLVVPAFRVVKASPILGFFCAGVVLNQFGLIRNLTDVKLLSEWGILFLLFEMGLELSLSRLKALAKFAFGMGLPQVLLSTLAFAAFELPPNGAIGTKILQFLFNSRPDLVNIRSVDEAIVIGAALSLSSSAFVLQLLAEKGELPTRFGSATLGILLLQDIAVVPLLVILPVLESQNVVSQSVWPMLVAESLKALGGLGILSLGGKYFIRRIFEFVAESRSSEAFVALCLLTVSGTSLVTQWLGFSDTLGAFLAGALLAETNFRTQIEADIRPFRGLLLGLFFVTTGTSIDMQLLIREWPNVLSLLGGLIAIKTLITTALGPRVGLTLQESIRIGLLLSQGGEFGFVVFSLANRLGVLPLELNKLLIIVVVLSMALTPLLNDVGRRAAGIIEERSETKEKPTEVANYGATEPIVILGFGEMGQVLAKFLAAPLSFGLEQDSEGWPYVAFDLNPAVVKSARKSGFPVLYGDGSRPAVMQSAGISSPKAVMIMYTGKEETVESVDRLRQAFPAVPVYVRAQDMSHLLDLRKAGATDVVLENAETSLQLGSMLMKGLGVMSDDVSFLSKLVRDSMEVQAQEALNNIKDREDDTMQSLQVRVSDLVEPNGNGSGMLPRQQSLSLSSRPEVRVMKAPPENVIPDLNSKLESEDGVKYCLLETADDDKTVEPPAEARR; translated from the exons atggcggcggcggcggcgggggcccaCGGCGCCCTCTTTCCcgcgcgctgccgctgccggatgatgacgccgctgccgccttcGGTGTCGGCGTCCCTGCTgcagccgccgcgccgcgggAGGAGGAGTAGGAGGAAGGCGTGCTCCGCTCCGTCCCTGCTGCGTCTGGGGGAGACGGCGGCAAGGACGATgatggggcggcggcgcggggcggcggggtTGTTCCgggtgcgggcggcggcggggggagtGGAGATCGCCACCGCGGTGGAGGTGATCAACGACCTGGGGTTCGACACGCTCACCTTCCTCGGCGTCACCGTGCTCGTCGTCCCGGCCTTCCGCGTCGTCAAGGCTAGCCCA ATCCTCGGCTTCTTCTGCGCCGGCGTCGTGCTCAACCAGTTCGGCCTCATCAGGAACCTCACCGACGTCAAGCTCCTCTCCGAGTGGGGCATCCTCTTCCTG TTGTTTGAGATGGGGCTGGAGCTCTCCCTCTCTCGTCTTAAAGCCCTCGCCAAGTTCGCCTTTGGGATGGGTTTGCCTCAG GTTCTTTTGTCAACGCTTGCTTTCGCGGCGTTTGAGCTTCCACCTAATGGTGCTATTGGGACAAAAATCTTGCAGTTCCTCTTCAATTCAAGACCTGATCTG GTGAATATCAGGAGTGTTGATGAAGCAATAGTAATTGGAGCTGCCCTCTCATTATCTTCGTCTGCTTTTGTTCTTCAG CTTCTTGCTGAGAAAGGTGAGCTTCCAACAAGATTTGGTTCAGCCACACTGGGAATCCTCCTCCTTCAG GACATTGCGGTTGTTCCTCTCTTGGTCATACTCCCTGTACTAGAGAGTCAG aatgttGTGTCACAAAGTGTGTGGCCTATGCTAGTAGCTGAAAGCTTAAAAGCACTGGGTGGACTTGGCATACTCTCCCTTGGAGGGAAATACTTCATCAGGCGCATCTTTGAG TTTGTTGCAGAGTCGAGGAGCTCAGAAGCATTTGTCGCCCTCTGTCTTCTCACCGTTTCAGGAACCTCACTTGTCACCCAGTGGTTGGGCTTTAGTGATACA TTAGGTGCTTTTCTGGCCGGGGCCCTCCTTGCAGAAACAAACTTTCGTACACAAATCGAAGCTGACATAAGGCCATTCAGAGGCCTGCTGCTTGGATTGTTCTTCGTGACTACTGGAACTTCAATCGACATGCAG CTTCTCATCCGGGAGTGGCCTAATGTTCTATCGCTGTTGGGAGGCCTTATTGCAATCAAGACATTGATAACTACTGCATTAGGGCCAAGAGTCGGACTAACTCTTCAAGAAAGCATAAGGATAGGACTGCTGCTTTCTCAAGGAGGCGAGTTCGggtttgtggtattttctttGGCAAACAG GCTTGGAGTCCTACCGCTTGAGCTGAATAAGCTGCTCATTATTGTTGTTGTGCTGTCAATGGCATTAACTCCGTTACTGAATGATGTTGGAAGAAGAGCAGCAGGCATCATCGAGGAGAGATCTGAAACAAAAGAA AAACCAACTGAGGTGGCAAATTATGGTGCGACTGAACCTATCGTCATTCTTGGTTTTGGAGAAATGGGACAG GTCCTTGCAAAGTTTTTGGCCGCACCATTATCTTTTGGGCTGGAACAAGATTCTGAAGGATGGCCATACGTCGCATTTGATCTAAATCCTGCTGTTGTAAAG TCAGCTAGGAAATCAGGATTTCCAGTTTTATATGGAGATGGTTCACGGCCGGCTGTCATGCAATCTGCTGGCATATCTTCTCCTAAAGCTGTCATGATCATGTATACCGGGAAGGAAGAAACAGTTGAGTCTGTCGACAGATTGCGACAAGCTTTTCCCGCG GTTCCGGTCTATGTTAGGGCACAAGACATGTCGCATTTGTTAGATCTAAGGAAAGCAGGTGCAACAGATGTTGTTCTGGAAAATGCTGAG ACTAGCTTGCAACTAGGTTCGATGCTTATGAAAGGGCTGGGGGTCATGTCTGATGATGTATCCTTCTTGAGTAAGCTTGTGAGAGACTCGATGGAGGTACAAGCTCAGGAAGCACTCAACAACATCAAGGACCGAGAAGATGATACCATGCAGTCACTTCAG GTAAGAGTATCAGACCTAGTTGAGCCCAACGGGAACGGTTCTGGAATGTTACCCCGGCAGCAATCGCTAAGTCTAAGTAGCCGCCCAGAGGTACGGGTGATGAAAGCTCCTCCAGAGAACGTCATACCTGATCTGAATTCCAAATTAGAATCTGAAGACGGTGTGAAATATTGTCTCCTGGAAACCGCCGATGATGACAAGACGGTGGAGCCTCCAGCCGAAGCAAGGAGATGA